A stretch of DNA from Ricinus communis isolate WT05 ecotype wild-type chromosome 4, ASM1957865v1, whole genome shotgun sequence:
caattttagaacaatataatattttagatcaTGTATTAACCTTTTCCTTAAATgcttaaacttttaaaaactATACTTTCTGAAAAATAAGTTATTGCAAACAATACAAAGCCTACAACACCAACTTTAATAGAGAGTtgtaaattcaaattttagttcttttttttttctaagaaagaaaagcaaacAATTGATAGTTTTCATTGAATCACCTTTAATTTCACTAGTGGTTACATATTTTAATTCCAATTATCAATCATGttcttattaaatataaataatcattCTGATGCCAACAATGAATATAGCCGTTTGATTTACCAAATatcaattagaaaaaagaaatgttctTAAGACCTCCACTAACATAAAAACCTCACTAATCTGAatgtaaatatatagaaatttcAGCACTATTCTGAAGtgtaatatatatgtatatatactaCAACTAATAAGAGagtaatatatatgtatgagtgttactttattatataaaactaataaatatgtgttaaTTACCTATCAATttggtatatatgtaatgaCATACTCTAAATTTAGGTAAAAaagattctttttataaatacgGGCTCTATTGGATCAAGCAGTGGTGACTTAGATGACATTCAAAACTTAAATCCAACAGTTGAGAACGCTTAAAAAAATGATAGTTAATGAGTgataagtataaaataaaaattaagaacatatatcattatcatattaattagaaaaaattttgatcatatagtttaattttataatataaaaagttttatagctttttataataatttaataatttaaaaaatataatttgagaaCTTTATCGTTAATAATTTTGATCTAAATTTATCAACATCATTGATAAAGAATCAAATAGTGATAGAACATTTAACGGATGAgttataactattaaattaatagtgtcagtgaatttgaaaataaattgctaagataatttttcaaatattaaaatatcatgaaAGAAATAAGAGAATCTCTAGTATAatcaaaaagttaaattttatacttttttttctattatttcaatgtaaaacttaaaagataatatgtattatttattcaaCCGTTTAAGAATAATACATCAAGAGTAGcaaaaggttttttttttcttttttcctctgaggcaaaaatatttatcgatattcGCAACATATAAGTTAATACAAATTCTTGACTTGCTCGCACAAACACTTTTGGTCTTAAATTTGTATAGGAATTTCCAACTTGCAAAAGAAATATCATTagggtatatgtttcattcCATATCCCTGAAAGGAAAAGTAGGTAGCTAGCAATAAAATTGTAATTGTGATGTgtactttaatttttctataaatgaaCTCCTATAATCTAACATTGGCAGTTTGGCACCATAGACATGCTAACAAACTGGAGATAAATAGGGAGGGGGGGTTAGGTTCCAATTTGCCCCCAAATTAATAAGCGgctgttgttttcttttgacaCCAAATTACTAAACCCAGTTCCGATTTTCAATTTGGCATTGCTAATTTGCCAACTGTTAGAATTCCCAACTCTCTACCTTGGATGCTGATAATGATTCATTGAAGGGTATGATTGTTTGGTGTAAAAATAATGATCTTTACTTCGAATTTCCTTTcaacttgtttttttttttaaaaaaaaaaaactaaatgtCTTTAAGAATAAGTAGCTAGCTTGTGGCTGCGGCTGAAATTCCCAAAGTTTGAACTATCTCAGAAAATTAGATTTcatgaaattttgaattagttatttaaaatttcaattcaaaaaCTACCCCTCtcttatcatttaaaattagaatcattTAAATGTCTATATGCAGTTtccatttttttcattaaagaaattttgaagCACAAGAAAACACATATATTAGAACCTTATGAAAATGACTTGGATTTTGGTGTCAAGGATTAACATACGGTTGTCCAAAGTTAACAATTTATAAGCAATAGATTCCAATCAAAAGCAACGGCTGTTAGATATACCATGTAAAGATTATGTTAGATTTCAACTCAATATCAATTGATGTTGGATGAACTCAACAGATATATATAAGCCCCGACActgtattaaattataatccaaatcaatatatgaaatgatTTTACTAACAGATATTTGATGATTGAAGAATTCTCATTTATAGTGTTTAATGATTATAATCTGTAAAGAAAGTTAACCAAGAAAGCATTTATTTTGGGGTTGGGCTTCTTCAAGTTTTATGGATAATGAAGCCAATTAAGTTTACCAAACACAATTAATGTGCACCCAGATTTCTTTTGGCTTGTAATTAAGATTAAGAAGTAACTGAGATAAAATGTAGAGACAATGTGTAAGCTGTGCCATTATCTAGTTCCCCatagaaaagtaaaagaatttaaaagtcTTCCGCCCTACTTTCATAGataatctttaatttaaacataaattaaaaaatctaaattgattattttcagtaattgtaatattttattaatttcttaattcatcaaatatattaattaattattagacaGTGTCTAAGCTATGCCGTTATCATTCCATTCAcaatagaaaagaaagggCATGCCATTATCTAGGCTTCCATTCACAGTACAAAAGAAAGGACTATGAGGCTGGTATATAGCCATATGCAATTAATGTTTACAGACTGGATAGAAGTAGTAGATAAAATACAAATCAGACAAGTAAAAGAAAGTTTAAGCAGTAACTTCATCGACTGTGAACTGCTCTTGATTGAGGGACTCAGTGCTGTCGGCATTGGGTTTTCTTTGTTCGTTTGGATTATCCTCTTTATTCACTTGATAATTGTCGTCAGGAATAGGCAGCGAGACTACTGCTGCATGCACCTCAAATGTCTTGATTGGGCTATCCATATCAATCTTTTCCGGCAGCTCTATAACTTTCTTGCCGTCCCTGTAAATTACATAGAGTACCATTTGTATTGCCCCGAAGACGAGTCCGAAAATGTTCGGAAGCTGTGAGTTTGTCAATGAAAACACCGCAAGATTAATGCATTTCGCTGCCAAAAGGTCGAGAGACCCGTCGTTTTGTTATCTCAGCTTTTGCGTACTAAGTGTCAAAAAAGTTATGTCAAACTCACCGCAATGTACAAGTCCTTTAATAGGACTCCGTAGAGCAGCCACATAATAGCACTCAAAGTGAGGAAAAGTGATAAGGTGAATGGCATGAACTCCACACTTTTGGTGCGTACGACCAGCCTCtgcattaaaagaaattaactaaTCACTCCAAGAAGGCTACAAGAAAACTCAAAAgagtaaagaaattattaaaagactCCCATCTTTGACTTACTATTACGCTTAAAGGTGCAGCAAACAGAACAGCTGAAACTGCAACGCAAAACCATCCCACAATGTGCAGCCGGCTAGATCCTTTAGCAAAGAAACGTGTGAGAGCAACGATCGCCAAGAATCCCGCAAAGTTCATTAGAAATAATAGCTGCAAAGTCAGGATCTGCAATTTTTCACACctcaaaattatttatgataatCCCATTATTAAGTTGTACATATTAATTAGGAACTTAATTAAGTATGTAGCTAGTGTACCTTAGCTTTCTTCTCTGCATAGAAAATGAACAGAACAATGTAGATGGTTTGTACAAGACAACCGAAAGAGTTGATGCTGAGAAGAAGATAATCGCCGGATTTCAGCATGGCATAGTAAATCCAaagcatgcaactgaatagtGCGACCACATATGGAATTGATTGGAACCCTTctgttgatttctttttgtaaaCACGAATAAATGTAAACCTGCAATGAAGTTGATTATGTAGATTGTTATTGCTCATTCTATGATCACACATTTAaacttctcttcttttattctttttcctgGTTCAGTGAGAGACGAATGATGCTAAAATCATACTCACATAGGTGAAAGAAACATCAAGATGGAGATGATGTTgcctataaatatcaattaaaagaCGAAAACACTGACGTTAGAGTTtattatagaaagaaaatgcaaTAACGAACTATCAAGAAAGTAGTCTATCAAATATGCCAATGATCACATgattcatatacaaaatatacCAAGAACGCCGAAGGTAAATATCAACGGATGGTGTTCAGCCATGGTCATCTCTTCAACTTTAGGTCTTCCTCTTAGACAATCAAATAGAAgggaaataaaaaatggagcAAGTTAGTCAGGTAAAAGGTAATCCAAGCCTTCTCCTATATCCAAACTATATATGTCTGAAACTCAAATAGTGTGacatatattgatttatactCATGGAGAGGAGatatgtgtgtatatatatataaccttATAGAGATATGATTGATTAACACATCATGGGTGCAACAAGGTAGAGAAGGATTTAGTAAACCAAATTGAAGGTATACATCATGTAATTCTATTGAAGTCTACATCAATATTCATCATTCTTTGAGGGTTGATtcttttgaaagtttatgatACCCACCATGTGACGATGTGCACATGTGAAAGAGCCATTAATAATGCtatctaatttcttctttcgTTTGGTTGATTTCTTTTGGACTCTTCAGGAGTCAGCACCCGTGTAGCTCAAACTGGTAGCCGGATTACAGGTTAAAGTAAGACACAAGTGATACCaaattacatttaaatttGAACCATAGCGAACCATATATCGTATACAAACATGTCTATAATATGATTAAgtctaaatattaataataatcaagTCCATTCCATTCTAATGCATTTCttagtcatttttattttttttcaatataagatatAATGAGCTTCTATCATCTAATGACAGAAGATGCCTTAAGGACAGTTTCATAAATACTAATCAAATCCAACAAATAAAGAGTGATACAATGATAATTTAACTCTAGATTTATATTTCAACTTAAGTCTTTagctcaaatttattaatattaataataaaaataaaaataaaagaaaagctgTAGATTTTTGGATTGTTGAACTATGAtgaataattacaaaagattAGAATTTTGAGTTCATTTTACAAGTGAGATGAGTATATATACACAGATGCTTGGTACATGTTCTAACGGCTACTTTCTGAGAAGGGAAGGTAGAAGTGACCTTTCCTGCTTTGCAGGAAAAGTTGCTCCCTTTTACCTTTGGTCAGGGATGAGAAGCCTGCACAAGCAATCCAGCTTGTGCAGTCTCTGAGACCATGTCCCCTGACCCTATTCTATTTTCTTCAACACTTCCTCTCAAGCTGGGTTCATATAGGTTTATTGAACCCATCTTGCTGAGAATCGACCGATGATTCTGTTTGACAAGagcttttataaatatgtctGCTAATTGATCTTGGCTCTTGATGTAAGGCGTTTCAATTTTCCCCTTTTGAACCTTTTCTCTGATGAAATGGCAATCGACTTCAATGTGCTTCGTCCTTTCGTGAAACACTAGGTTCGATGCTATGTGCAGGGCAGCTTGATTGTCACAAAACATTTTCATAGGCTCCTTGGTTTCAACTTTTATGTCCTTGAGAACTTGCTTGATCCAAATAAGTTCGCTGGCCGTGGATGCCATTGCACGGTATTCGGCTTCGGCACTTGATCTAGCAACTACGCTCtgttttttgctttttcataTTACCAAGTTTCCTCCTACAAATACACAGAATCCAGTGGTTAACTTTCTATCACAGCTTCCAACCCAATCCGCATCCGAGAAACCGACTGTATTAGTAGAGTTATTTCTCTTCATCCAGATTCCTTGACCGGGTGTTCCTTTAAGGTATCTGAGGATCCAATCAATGGCTTCTAGATGACTGATGCGAGGGGCATGTATAAACTGACTTATCATACTAACTGCAAAAGAAATGTCAGGTCTAGtgacaattaaataaatcaatttttctattaaacgCTGATAGTGTCCCACGTTGATCGGAGGTTCTCCGTCTTctaaattgagtttaattttggTTTCCATTGGGGTGATGGCAGGTTTAGCTCCTATTTTTCCAGTTTCCTTTAATAGATCAAGGGTATATTTCCTTTGGGATAGGAATAAACATTTACTGGATTTTGCTATTTCTATACCTAGAAAGTATGATAGCTGGCCTAGGTCTTTAATGTCAAATTCCTTTTTTAGACTTTGTTTGACATTCTCTATCTCTTGATTATCATTCTCGGTTATTatgatgtcatcaacatataccAAAAGGATAATGGCGTGGGTGTGAGTGTGTCTAACAAACATGGATGAATCAGAATCAcacttattaaaattaatgcttaataaaaaatagctGAGTTTAGCATACCATGCCCTTGGAGATTGTTTCAGGCCATAGATTGCTTTCTTGAGCTTATATACCAGGGAGAAGTCTGAGTTTGACTTATATCTAGGGGGAATAGACATGTAAACTTCTTCTGCTAAATTTTCTTGAAGAAAGGCGTTCTTGACATCCATTTGGAATAGGTTCCAGCCTTGATTGATTGCTATTGAGAGTAAGATCTTAACTATGTTCATTTTGGCTACTGGAGCAAAAGTCTCTTGATAATTAACTCCATAGGTTTGAGTGAAGCCTTGGGCTACAAGTCTGGCCTTGTATCTATAAATGGTTCTATCACCATTGTACTTGATCTTGTTTATCCACTTGCATCCTActagttttttatttgatggAAGGGATACAATGCTCCATGTGTCATTCTTCTTCCATAGCCTTACACCACTTGGGGTCGACATTGGCTTTGTAGAAGCTTGTAGGTTCAGAGTGATTTGAGATCTGACATAGATAATTACGACATTGGTTAGATACAacattatatgaaataaaattctgaATAGGATACGTCACCGTATGAGACACATAGTCTCTAAATTTCATAGGTGGTCTGGTTTGTCGACTAGAGCGTTTCAAGGCAGTTGCTTCTTCTGTGACTTCGTGACATGGGGCTTCTTGTGAGAGGTTATCTCCCCCTGAAGGAATTAGCCTTGAGACGACAGGTGGCTGCTCCTGGAGGGGACATTAATCAAAGCTGCTAAGAGAAATATCAGAGTTAAGcgaaaaaagagaattaaagTCAACACTAGTGGGGTTGATGTAGTAAGACTCAGTCTCGAGGAAGGTGACATCCCGAGAGACATAGGTTTTGTAAGTCAACGGATCATAAcacttgtattctttttgggTGGAGGAATATCAGAGGAAAAGTGTTTTAACCGAGCTCTTGTCAAGTTTGTGTTGGCGAGTGACGTGGACATAGCACACGCACCCAAAGACCCGTAGGTTACCTAAGTCAATCTTCCGACCTTTGAGGACTTCCAAGGGGCTCATATGATTTAAGGTGACAGAGGGCAGTCTATTAATAAGGTAGGTAGTAGTTAAGAGGGCATCCGACCAAAAAATAGAGGGAACATTATGTTGAAACAAGAGAGTACGGGTGACATTGAGGAGATGGCGATTCTTTCGCTCAGAAATGCCGTTTTGCTCGGGAGTATTAACACAGGAGGTTTGATGAGTAATGCCATGTTGTTTAAAAAAGGTGgagaaattttgatttatgtaCTCTGTACCATTATCGGagtgaaaaaattttaagtgtGCATTATACtggtttttgataaaatagtaaaactcTTGGAATCgcgaaaaacttcatttttgccttttaataaatagagcCAGGTAGTACGagaataatcatcaataaaggtaacaaaatatcaaaaatgaTTATATGAGGTAACGGGGGTAGGTCCCCAAACATCGGAATGTATTAATTCAAAAGCTTTTTCAGACATGCTTGAAGACAAGGAAAAGGGTAGCCGAGTGTGCTTAGAAAATTTGCATACATCATAATGGTTAGAATCCaagttgaaataaaataatttattgagaACATGATCGGAGGGATGCCCAAGTCTCCGATGCATGAGCATGTCTTGGGAGGTTTTGATGAAGGCTAAACATTTCTGGGGAGGATCAGAAAAATAGTATAGGCCATTTTCTAGGTATCCttcaccaatcgtcttcccGAAAATTCGATCATGAAAAATGACTgaagatggtgagaaaataacattacaATTTAAGTCGTGAGTGATCTTACCAACGGATAacaaattagatttaaaatcaggcaaaagtaaaatattcaAAAGAGAGGAATTAAATAAGTTGGAGGTGCCATATCCCTGAATTTTCACTTGATTTCCATTGGCCACTGTCACATGCTGGGAATCTCTGCTCTGgcaatttttttgtaattttgcaGGATCCCAAGTCATGTTATTAGTAGCACCTGAGTCAATAATCCAGGCATTTTGATTAGATCTAGTATTATTTTAAGTgactgaaaataaaattgaaccGAACCTAACCCATCGGGTTGAGGGAGTCCGAACCCGTGGGGTTGCTGGGCCAAGGCTTGGAGTTGGGACACAATGTCCTGTATTTGGGCCTGGCGGGCCTGCTGAGTCGGATGGGCTTGGGAGGCAGGCTGTATTGAAGAAGGCAGATGGGCCTGAAGCAAACCAGGGCCCAGCCCAGTTGTAGATACATGGGCCAAACCTGGGCCAAGCCCAGATGAAGATGAATGGGCCTGATCCAAGGGTTGGTAAGGCCGGGTCGAGTGGTCGGATCGGTGGAGCCCTGTGTAGCCGGGTCGGGTTTCAGATCGATGGAGTCCTATGTAGCCGGGTCGGGTTTTCGGCATATGATGCCCCAGCACCCAGAAACGCGCCCCTTCTCCTAGGGTTTTCATCCCTCATTTCTCCGAACCTTCTTCCTCCTTTCTTCCAGGCTCCCGGACCTTCCCACCCCCGTGCTGGTCGCAGCTGAGAGTGGAGGTGCCAGCAGCCGTCACGATGGTGCTGACTCCTCCCCTCTGTCGATCTTGGTCGCTACGGGTGGAGTAGGCCTGGTTGTCGGTAGTTTCTGGAACATTGTTGATTGAGTTCCTTCTAGTTTCTTCACGCTAAATCGTAGCTATTACGACTTCGATTGAGGGCAGTTGAGGGGCAAGCAGGATCTGCAATCGCAAGCCCTCGTAGCTTGAATCCATACCCCTCAGGTAAGTGTAAATTAAATCCTGCTCCGCTTTTCTCAGTAATTCTTTCGGATCATTTGATGGTGGGAGGTAGCTTTGTAACTCCTCCCACCTGGTTAGTATTTCTGTCGAGTATTCTGTGGAACTTTTGGTCCCATGAGCGATCTGGGACAATTCCTGCTTTAGCTTGAAAATGTGTGCGAAATTATTTTGATGGCCGTAGAGAGTCTTTATTTTTTCCCATATTGCTTTTGATGTCTCCATAAGGATACACAGCCGAGCAATTTTACTTTCCATTGCGTTGGTGAACATGGACATGACCAAATGGTCAGATGATTGCCACTCctctattttttctaattcttcttCTGTTGGTGCTTTTGGGATTACTGATTTTGGTTTTTGTTTGCTGCCTGTGATGtatccaattttttttctggCACTGAGGGCAATGAAAATTGATTTTGACCACTCAAAATAGTTGTGACTGCCTTGCAGCACAATGTTGGTGATTTTGGTGGTTTCGTTGTGAGCCATTGTTTTTGAATGCTGGAATGTGAAATTTGTGGCTTGGTAGGTGATGACTGGCTATAccagctctgataccatgtagaTTTTTGGATTGTTGAACTATAAtgaataattacaaaagattAGAATTATGAGTTCATTTTACAAGTGAGATGAGTATATATACACAGATGCTTGGTACATGTTCTAACGGCTACTTTCTGAGAAGGGAAGATAGAAGTGATATTTCCTGCTTTGCAGGAAAGGTTGCTCCCTTTCACCTTTAGTCAGGGATGAGAAGTCTGCACAAGCAATCCAGCTCGTGCAGTCTCTGAGACCATGTCCCCTGACTCTATTCTATTTTCTTCAACAAAAGCAGTATCTAACTGGAATAAATTCGGACTATAcagtattaaatttatttatataaaagaatttcttattacgataaatttatatatatatatatatatatgaaaaaaatttaggtAGATTTCATTTATCacgttatttataaattaaattgataagtatatgaatatatgatatttttttaacgatttgttattttttacgAGATAAAAGTATTTGAGCTTTTGAAAGACAATGTTAATGGTGCAGcgaactaaaaatattaaacgaGCATAATTTGATTGCGTTGCAAAAAGGGCAAAATTTTTGCTTGAATGTTTTAGTGCGTATTTCACGTGATACTCCAATTAAGGTTTCGCAAGTATAAGCACACACAGTATCAGTCAGCTAtcattaataagttatataaaAACACTTTACATTATGAGAAAGACATTAATAATTAAGCTACTAGCTTAAATGTAGCAACTACATGCTGTATTAGTAACTATTACTGTACTGTTGACTTGATGAAGAAATTACCATTctatttttctgattttttttttttttaaattctttttctatggGATGATGATATCATGATGATGATTGATGAGATATGGTATTATCTGATTTTTCCGATCTAATTTGCTCCGAATTTGATCTCCCACACTGCCTCTTTATTCTTAATCATTCTTCCCCATATTAGTTATAAATTTCAGTTTATGCAGTTACCAGAAAATCTATATTCACGAGTACATAAGATGGTTCACCAACCGGCTACGTACACTGCTGGATTATGTTGTTGCAATGCACCCTGTGGTTAATGGATATAATTCGTGGGACTCTCATGAACTTGTTCTgttctataaatatttgttgTATAAGCGTTTTGTTCTGCACTAATTTTGAagttttttaatcttttcatataatattacgttgtttagttttcttttttctttttcttttttagtgaAATTGAATAAGTCTATTAGTTTGAACGGAATATCATATTTTCCATTAGAACTTatagttttctttcttcagaTGCTAGTAGACAAAAAGTGCAGATGCATAGTGAGATATCAGTCGAATTTTTTGGTACAATTTAGAAGCCAGAGATTTCAAGGAATGGTTAATTATGGCAGTTATGGTGTTTTGATAAATATGTACCAACCAATTTTTCTAATCCGTtctatttctcaaatttcaaCATATAAGCTTACAAGTGTCTGATGTTACTGATATATACCCGTGAAACAATGtgtatataattgataatattgtatatattttttaaagttattttgTTGAGGAAAATCAAATCTGAGTTTCAGTTGTTTCAAAACCacgaattagaaaaaatactaaataccCAGCTCTTGCTACTAGtagcatataatattattataaaaccgccctttaattttaaaatattaaaagagagTTTAATATGTTACATACCATAGATAAGAATTTGAACAAATATTAATGGGTTGGACGGCATTACTCgtaaaattaatacaaatacTACATGTATGTATATTAGCTTGTAAATATTTGTacaaagttaaaaaaattcattagtCCACGAATTACAACATGTTGTTGTTTAATGCTCATGTCTGAGAATACAAAAAATGCAGGATTAAATAGAAAGTCTCAAATTCAATTCCTACATTGTGTGTTAGttacttaattatttgtttaatataattatcttgttttataGATATAGTTTGGTATTTAaatcaatgattaaactattaaattaagaGTTTTCTATTGAAAATCACAGGTGTAAATACACTGaaattgaaaaaggaaaatgataTTATACCTAATGTTATTAATGAGATGTAGCCATTAGCTGcatataattagttaataaatgaaGTATGACTTTCTTATCTAAGTTATCCTGATTAAAATACAAGATACTATATTAGAAGGACAAGCAATATACATTTTTGATGTAACTCACTGATCACCTACTCTTAATTAGTTTTGTCATAATACAAACTCTGAAGCCGATAAGTGATATTCATAAAGGGGCACAGATTG
This window harbors:
- the LOC8269174 gene encoding bidirectional sugar transporter N3 isoform X2, producing the protein MTMAEHHPLIFTFGVLGNIISILMFLSPMFTFIRVYKKKSTEGFQSIPYVVALFSCMLWIYYAMLKSGDYLLLSINSFGCLVQTIYIVLFIFYAEKKAKLLFLMNFAGFLAIVALTRFFAKGSSRLHIVGWFCVAVSAVLFAAPLSVIRLVVRTKSVEFMPFTLSLFLTLSAIMWLLYGVLLKDLYIALPNIFGLVFGAIQMVLYVIYRDGKKVIELPEKIDMDSPIKTFEVHAAVVSLPIPDDNYQVNKEDNPNEQRKPNADSTESLNQEQFTVDEVTA
- the LOC8269174 gene encoding bidirectional sugar transporter N3 isoform X1, with the protein product MTMAEHHPLIFTFGVLGNIISILMFLSPMFTFIRVYKKKSTEGFQSIPYVVALFSCMLWIYYAMLKSGDYLLLSINSFGCLVQTIYIVLFIFYAEKKAKILTLQLLFLMNFAGFLAIVALTRFFAKGSSRLHIVGWFCVAVSAVLFAAPLSVIRLVVRTKSVEFMPFTLSLFLTLSAIMWLLYGVLLKDLYIALPNIFGLVFGAIQMVLYVIYRDGKKVIELPEKIDMDSPIKTFEVHAAVVSLPIPDDNYQVNKEDNPNEQRKPNADSTESLNQEQFTVDEVTA